The following proteins are encoded in a genomic region of Nocardioides sp. cx-173:
- a CDS encoding class I SAM-dependent methyltransferase: MDLRSVRDAYSSKSQQYVDLFDGDWDADKADATFIRRHLAGSEGPVLDLGCGPGHWTADLHQRGVQVTGIDVVPEFISHARANHPGPEFRLDSMTDLNLAANSIAGILSWYSTIHVPPADLDGVLAEFRRLLAPSGTLVLGFFDSDDEVASFDHAVHTAYRWPCDLMVRRVTEAGFAEVERLQREFAERPGRKYAAVAARAV; encoded by the coding sequence GACGCCTACTCGTCGAAATCGCAGCAGTACGTCGACCTGTTCGACGGGGACTGGGACGCGGACAAGGCCGACGCGACGTTCATCCGGCGGCACCTCGCCGGTAGCGAAGGCCCCGTGCTCGACCTCGGCTGCGGACCCGGGCACTGGACTGCCGATCTGCACCAGCGCGGCGTCCAAGTCACCGGCATTGACGTGGTGCCGGAGTTCATCAGCCATGCTCGCGCCAACCATCCCGGCCCGGAATTCCGACTGGACTCAATGACCGACCTGAACCTAGCGGCCAACTCCATAGCAGGCATCCTCAGTTGGTACTCAACGATCCACGTTCCCCCGGCAGACCTGGACGGCGTGCTCGCCGAGTTCCGCCGCCTCCTTGCCCCGTCCGGCACGCTGGTCCTCGGGTTCTTTGACAGTGACGACGAGGTCGCCTCGTTCGACCACGCTGTCCACACCGCGTACCGCTGGCCGTGTGACCTGATGGTGCGACGCGTTACCGAGGCTGGATTCGCCGAGGTGGAGCGCCTACAACGGGAGTTCGCGGAGCGCCCGGGTCGGAAGTACGCCGCCGTCGCCGCGCGGGCAGTTTGA
- a CDS encoding HNH endonuclease has translation MFEVNDPIDSTVVVGLAGVLAEAPLADDPVDQVDEIRALETLVCAAQARQQRLTTAYAESRDDPRSVAAEVALARRESPHRGRQHLGLALVAGELPHTMAAFRAGRVTEWRVMNVARETACLSLEDRAEVDRAIAADPDAFEACSDREVLGRLRSLAARLDPASVAERRRRAESGRGVTIRPAPDTMVYLTALLPVADGVAAYAALCAEADRARAAGDPRGRGQVMADALVARVTGCAADDAGRPVVPVAIGVVMSDRTLLAGAHDPAGLVDHGPIPADLARELVLRNLDAHQRTWVRRLYARPGTGELVAMDSRRRVFPRALASFVRLRDQWCRRPWCNAPIRHTDHVVRAASGGPTSAADGQGLCESCNYTKESPGWHHQPRPGPDRHAVDITTPTGHEYRSTSPPLLASPRPAFRQVAPGRWVLGA, from the coding sequence ATGTTCGAGGTCAACGATCCTATCGACTCCACCGTTGTGGTGGGGCTCGCCGGCGTGCTCGCGGAGGCTCCGCTCGCGGACGACCCCGTCGATCAGGTCGACGAGATCCGCGCGCTCGAGACGCTGGTCTGTGCCGCCCAGGCGCGGCAGCAGCGACTGACCACGGCCTATGCGGAGAGCCGCGACGACCCGCGCAGCGTCGCGGCCGAGGTCGCGCTCGCGCGGCGCGAGTCGCCGCACCGCGGCCGTCAGCACCTCGGGCTCGCGCTGGTCGCCGGCGAGCTGCCGCACACCATGGCGGCGTTCCGTGCCGGCCGCGTCACCGAGTGGCGGGTCATGAACGTCGCGCGCGAGACCGCCTGCCTCTCCCTCGAGGATCGGGCCGAGGTTGACCGCGCGATCGCCGCCGACCCCGACGCCTTCGAGGCGTGCTCGGACCGCGAGGTGCTCGGCCGGCTGCGCTCGCTGGCCGCCCGCCTCGACCCGGCCTCCGTGGCCGAGCGCCGCCGCCGGGCCGAGTCCGGGCGCGGCGTCACCATCCGGCCCGCGCCCGACACGATGGTCTACCTGACGGCGCTGCTGCCCGTCGCCGACGGCGTCGCGGCGTACGCCGCCCTCTGCGCCGAGGCCGACCGGGCCCGGGCCGCCGGCGACCCGCGCGGCCGCGGGCAGGTGATGGCCGATGCGCTCGTCGCCCGCGTCACCGGGTGCGCGGCCGACGACGCCGGGCGCCCGGTCGTCCCGGTCGCGATCGGGGTCGTCATGAGCGACCGGACGCTCCTCGCCGGCGCCCATGACCCGGCCGGCCTCGTCGACCACGGACCGATCCCCGCCGACCTCGCCCGCGAGCTCGTGCTCCGCAACCTCGACGCCCACCAGCGCACCTGGGTCCGCCGCCTCTACGCCCGGCCCGGCACCGGCGAGCTCGTCGCGATGGACTCGCGCCGTCGGGTCTTCCCCCGAGCGCTCGCCTCGTTCGTCCGGTTGCGCGACCAGTGGTGCCGCAGGCCCTGGTGCAACGCCCCGATCCGCCACACCGACCACGTGGTCCGCGCCGCCTCCGGCGGCCCCACCTCCGCCGCCGACGGCCAGGGCCTCTGCGAGTCGTGCAACTACACCAAGGAGTCGCCCGGCTGGCACCACCAGCCCCGCCCCGGCCCCGACCGCCACGCCGTCGACATCACCACCCCGACTGGCCACGAGTACCGGTCGACCTCGCCACCCCTCCTCGCCTCACCCCGCCCCGCCTTCCGCCAGGTCGCCCCGGGGCGGTGGGTGCTGGGCGCGTAG
- a CDS encoding flavin reductase family protein: MTTDDRLEVELVHRVDADELRRTIARVPAPVTIVAAHTSDGPVGFTASSFVNISVEPPLVGVLVGATSRSYDHFLRADRVAINLLADHHSEAAVVFAGKGDDKFDHVDLDPDFPAAPVIIDAMGVLVGRVAQRPVLGDHLLLVVHVEQVARRVKAPLVYQDRKFRALADLQL, translated from the coding sequence GTGACCACCGACGACCGGCTCGAGGTGGAGCTCGTGCACCGCGTGGACGCCGACGAGCTGCGCCGTACGATCGCCCGGGTGCCCGCGCCGGTGACGATCGTCGCCGCCCACACCAGCGACGGACCGGTCGGCTTCACCGCCAGCAGCTTCGTCAACATCTCCGTCGAGCCCCCGCTCGTCGGCGTCCTCGTCGGCGCCACCTCGCGCTCCTACGACCACTTCCTCCGGGCCGACCGGGTCGCCATCAACCTCCTCGCCGACCACCACAGCGAGGCCGCGGTGGTCTTCGCGGGCAAGGGCGACGACAAGTTCGACCACGTCGACCTCGACCCGGACTTCCCGGCCGCCCCGGTCATCATCGACGCGATGGGCGTCCTCGTCGGCCGCGTTGCCCAGCGGCCCGTGCTCGGCGACCACCTGCTGCTGGTCGTCCACGTCGAGCAGGTGGCCCGCCGCGTCAAGGCGCCGTTGGTCTACCAGGACCGCAAGTTCCGGGCGCTGGCCGACCTGCAGCTTTAG